A DNA window from Enterobacter asburiae contains the following coding sequences:
- a CDS encoding FUSC family protein, with product MKLQDLSWQNTPWMKATRPQWRYALRNGIAMCLALTVAYYLNLDEPYWAMTSAAVVSFPTVGGVISKSLGRIAGSLLGATAALIIAGHTLNDPWLFLLSMAAWLGCCTWACAHFTNNVAYAFQLAGYTAAIIAFPVVNVLDTTELWDIAQARVCEVIVGILSGGFMMMILPSTSDGTALITALKTMHTRLLEHASLLWQPDTSDDIRLAHEKVIGQILTMNLLRIQAFWSHYRFRRQNTLLNYLLHQQLRMTSAISSLRRMLLNWPTPPENTRAVIETLLAALARPGADIYTVARIIAPLAPVDEYDYRHRAFWQRLNYFCRLYLRSSRWITAVENATPLTEFNVPGSPALARHTDYLEALWSGFRTFCALMLVGAWSITTQWESGTAALTLAAISCVLYSVAASPFNSLTLLLRTLVLLSLFSFVVKFGLMVQISDLWQFLLFLFPLLTTMQLLKLQMPKLAGLWGQLIVFMGSFISVTNPPVYDYADFLNDNLAKILGVGLAWLAFAVLRPGSDARKSRRHIRELRRGFVDQLSRKPHLGENEYESLVYHHVSQLNNSQDALSRRWLLRWGVVLLNCSHVVWQLRAWETRSDPLSQVRDVCISLLRDVMSERGVQQRPLEATLNELQRICDTLAQHHLPAARDLASIIWRLHCSLSQLEQAPPPGTIGDQITPHA from the coding sequence ATGAAGCTGCAGGATCTCTCCTGGCAAAACACGCCGTGGATGAAAGCAACGCGTCCCCAGTGGCGCTACGCGCTGCGTAACGGCATTGCCATGTGTCTTGCGCTGACTGTGGCTTATTACCTGAACCTGGATGAGCCCTACTGGGCGATGACGTCTGCGGCGGTGGTCAGTTTTCCGACGGTAGGCGGGGTGATCAGTAAAAGCCTTGGCCGCATCGCAGGCAGCCTGCTGGGCGCCACCGCGGCGTTAATTATCGCCGGCCATACGCTGAACGATCCGTGGTTGTTCCTGCTGAGCATGGCCGCATGGCTGGGCTGCTGTACCTGGGCCTGCGCCCATTTTACCAATAACGTCGCCTACGCGTTCCAGCTGGCGGGCTATACCGCCGCCATTATCGCCTTTCCGGTGGTTAACGTGCTCGACACCACCGAGCTGTGGGATATTGCGCAGGCGCGCGTCTGTGAAGTGATTGTCGGGATCCTCAGCGGCGGCTTCATGATGATGATCCTCCCCAGCACATCCGACGGCACCGCGCTTATCACCGCGCTCAAAACCATGCACACACGGTTGCTGGAACACGCGAGTCTGCTGTGGCAACCGGATACCAGCGACGATATCCGCCTCGCGCATGAAAAGGTTATCGGACAGATCCTGACGATGAATCTGTTGCGCATTCAGGCGTTCTGGAGCCACTACCGCTTTCGCCGCCAGAACACACTTCTTAACTATCTGCTGCACCAGCAGCTGCGCATGACCAGCGCCATCTCCAGCCTGCGCAGGATGCTGCTCAACTGGCCGACGCCGCCTGAAAACACCCGGGCCGTGATTGAAACGCTGCTCGCGGCCCTTGCGCGCCCGGGTGCGGACATTTACACCGTAGCGCGGATTATCGCCCCGCTCGCCCCGGTTGATGAATACGACTATCGCCATCGCGCTTTCTGGCAGCGCCTGAATTACTTTTGTCGGCTGTACCTGCGCAGCAGCCGCTGGATTACGGCCGTCGAAAACGCGACCCCATTGACGGAGTTCAACGTCCCCGGCAGCCCGGCACTTGCGCGCCATACCGACTATCTGGAAGCGCTGTGGAGCGGTTTTCGCACCTTCTGTGCGCTGATGCTGGTGGGGGCGTGGAGCATTACCACGCAGTGGGAGTCCGGTACGGCGGCCCTGACGCTTGCCGCCATCAGCTGCGTGCTTTATTCCGTCGCGGCCTCGCCGTTCAACTCGCTTACGCTGCTGCTGCGCACGCTGGTGCTGCTGTCGCTGTTCAGCTTCGTGGTGAAGTTTGGCCTGATGGTGCAGATAAGCGATCTGTGGCAGTTCCTGCTGTTCCTGTTTCCCCTGTTAACCACCATGCAGCTTCTGAAGCTGCAAATGCCTAAGCTGGCGGGCCTCTGGGGACAGCTGATTGTCTTTATGGGCTCGTTTATCTCCGTGACGAATCCACCGGTTTATGATTACGCCGATTTTCTCAATGATAACCTGGCAAAGATCCTTGGCGTGGGGCTGGCGTGGCTGGCTTTTGCGGTGTTACGTCCCGGCTCCGATGCACGCAAGAGCCGCAGGCATATTCGGGAGCTACGCAGAGGGTTTGTCGACCAGCTCAGCCGTAAACCGCACCTGGGTGAAAACGAGTATGAATCGCTGGTCTATCATCACGTCAGTCAGCTGAATAACAGCCAGGACGCGCTGTCCCGGCGCTGGCTGCTGCGCTGGGGCGTGGTGCTGTTGAACTGCTCGCACGTGGTCTGGCAGCTGCGCGCGTGGGAAACGCGTTCCGATCCGCTGTCGCAGGTTCGTGATGTTTGCATCTCCCTGCTGCGCGATGTAATGAGCGAGCGCGGTGTCCAGCAGCGGCCGCTGGAAGCCACGCTGAATGAACTGCAGCGGATCTGCGATACGCTGGCACAGCATCATCTGCCCGCAGCCCGTGATTTGGCCTCGATAATCTGGCGCCTGCACTGCTCGCTGTCGCAGCTGGAACAGGCACCGCCACCGGGAACGATTGGAGATCAGATCACGCCGCACGCATAG
- the sodC gene encoding superoxide dismutase [Cu-Zn] SodC produces the protein MKRFALALVTLVVCAGAQAASDEVEMNLVTPQGVGQSIGTVKITETDKGLEFAPNLKALPPGEHGFHVHAKGSCQPALKEGKPSAAEAAGGHLDPQHSGKHEGPDGMGHLGDLPVLVVNNDGKATDPVVAPRLKKLDEVKGKALMIHVGGDNMSDRPKPLGGGGARYACGVI, from the coding sequence ATGAAGCGTTTTGCTCTGGCACTGGTCACGCTGGTTGTTTGCGCAGGGGCGCAGGCAGCCAGTGACGAAGTGGAAATGAATCTCGTCACCCCACAGGGTGTGGGTCAGTCCATCGGAACGGTGAAAATCACTGAAACCGATAAAGGACTGGAGTTTGCCCCCAACCTCAAAGCCCTCCCTCCCGGTGAACATGGTTTCCATGTCCACGCCAAAGGCAGCTGTCAGCCCGCTTTAAAAGAAGGTAAACCGTCTGCGGCGGAAGCGGCAGGAGGGCACCTCGATCCGCAGCATTCCGGCAAGCATGAAGGCCCGGATGGAATGGGGCATTTAGGCGATCTGCCTGTGCTGGTGGTGAATAACGACGGTAAAGCCACCGATCCTGTTGTCGCGCCGCGACTGAAAAAGCTGGATGAGGTGAAAGGCAAGGCGCTGATGATCCATGTCGGCGGCGACAATATGTCCGATCGGCCTAAACCACTTGGCGGTGGCGGAGCACGCTATGCGTGCGGCGTGATCTGA
- a CDS encoding DUF1289 domain-containing protein — translation MAEQLEFFPIQSPCRGICQVDERGYCRGCMRTRDERFNWQNFSDTQKQEVLRLCRQRLLRKIRANKAGETEEPQQPSLF, via the coding sequence GTGGCAGAGCAGCTGGAGTTTTTCCCCATCCAGAGCCCGTGCCGGGGTATTTGTCAGGTAGATGAACGCGGGTATTGCCGCGGGTGCATGCGTACCCGTGATGAGCGTTTTAACTGGCAAAACTTTAGCGACACGCAAAAACAAGAGGTGCTTCGCCTTTGCCGACAGCGACTTCTGCGCAAAATACGCGCAAACAAAGCCGGTGAGACCGAAGAACCGCAGCAGCCTTCACTTTTTTAA
- a CDS encoding aldo/keto reductase produces MVQRITLAPQGPEFSRFVMGYWRLMDWNMSPLQLASFIEEHIDLGVTTVDHADIYGGYLCEAAFGEALKLVPALRDRMEIVTKCGIATTAKPEHALGHYITDSAHIIKSAEQSLVNLATDRIDLLLIHRPDPLMDADEVAEAFLNLHQSGKVRHFGVSNFTPAQFALLQSRLPFTLATNQVEISPVHQPLLLDGTLDQLQQLRIRPMAWSCLGGGRLFNDEEFQPLRNELETIARELNAESIEQVVYAWILRLPSKPLPIIGSGKIERVRSALAAEELQMTRQQWFRIRKAALGYDVP; encoded by the coding sequence ATGGTTCAGCGAATTACCCTTGCCCCCCAGGGGCCAGAATTCTCCCGTTTTGTGATGGGCTACTGGCGCCTGATGGACTGGAATATGTCCCCCCTCCAGCTGGCGAGCTTTATTGAAGAGCATATCGATTTAGGCGTCACCACCGTCGATCATGCGGATATTTACGGTGGCTACCTGTGTGAAGCCGCCTTTGGCGAGGCGCTCAAGCTGGTTCCGGCTCTCCGCGACCGCATGGAGATCGTCACGAAGTGCGGGATTGCCACCACGGCTAAACCTGAACATGCCCTCGGTCATTACATCACCGACAGCGCGCATATCATCAAGAGCGCCGAGCAGTCGTTGGTCAATCTGGCGACCGACCGTATCGACCTGCTGTTAATCCACCGCCCCGACCCGCTGATGGATGCCGATGAGGTAGCGGAAGCCTTCCTGAACCTGCATCAGAGTGGGAAAGTGCGTCACTTCGGCGTGTCAAACTTTACCCCGGCACAGTTTGCGCTGCTTCAGTCTCGTCTGCCGTTCACCCTCGCCACCAACCAGGTTGAGATCTCCCCGGTACACCAGCCGCTGCTGCTGGATGGTACGCTCGATCAGCTGCAGCAGCTGCGCATTCGCCCGATGGCGTGGTCCTGCCTGGGGGGCGGACGTCTGTTTAATGATGAGGAATTCCAGCCGCTGCGCAACGAGCTTGAAACCATCGCCCGCGAACTGAACGCGGAGAGCATCGAACAGGTGGTTTACGCATGGATCCTGCGCCTGCCGTCAAAACCGCTGCCCATTATCGGCTCCGGCAAAATAGAACGCGTGCGTTCTGCACTGGCCGCTGAAGAGCTGCAGATGACCCGTCAGCAGTGGTTCCGCATCCGTAAGGCCGCGCTGGGTTACGACGTACCATAA